The Montipora foliosa isolate CH-2021 chromosome 6, ASM3666993v2, whole genome shotgun sequence genome includes the window caaatgcgcgcgctcacgatgcaaaacttgtcttttcattgttaacactagcaagatatcgggacctaagcgatctgttaagatcaccgatcgtttcacatgtacctccgcaaatgtcatttattgcataacctgtacgttatgcaataaattatacattggtgagacaggtagacgactaggtgaccgattccgcgaacaccttcgcgatgttgagaagaatgacaaggatgcatctaagccagtcgctcgccattttaatctgcctaaccactccaaaaaacacatggctatctgcggcctttccctacatctaggtacgacggaaagccgcaagaatctggaacaaaaattcatctttcaaatcggcacccttaatcctcacggtattaacgaacgcctttcatttaactaatatattcctatttttcacgatgccatgttaccaccaatagcgtagctcctactctactataaaaactacacgtaacccataatccctcgattcgctctgacgaagggctaacgctcgaaacgtcagcttttagaatctctgtacggtggtcagtttacattatcaactccgttgataaaccaaatttttgtattgtacatgtagtttccaGCAAAGTGCCACTGTCCTGTCCTCAAAGATAGACCGCGAGCAGCGCGTTTCTTCTCTTGAGCCAAAATCGTGCTTAATATATTGTCATTTCCACCCAGCGTGTTGGATTTGAGAATAAAAGAGGATTACTCGCAATCTACCCTAACGTAGGAAGGCGGAAATTTTATAGTCACGAAACTGAATTGGTTTTAGCGATGTTGAGAAAGAGGCTTTAGATGGTTTGAACCCAAACTCTTGAGAAACAAAAAACTTTTTGAAGTGTAAAGTGCCGCTGGACGAACAAAATGACCTAAggccacccccaccccccccccttttGTTTTCCATTTAGCGTCGAATGAGTTCccgatattgggtcggtcggtcggattgaaacccccccccccccccaaaagaaTCACAAGTAGTcccggaatcggaggcctgctACACCAGTATCATTGCTGCGGAGcctggaaaacaacaagacgtgaacccaaaatcaatatggcggaaaagttggttgaCGTAATTAAGAAAACATGGGAAAATGGATcgaccaccgaaactcctatgcgacataaaaatggtttaactaTGTcgctacttttttttctttttgaaaatggcaaaaatttgggtcggtcggacgacccAACCATAGGGTTAAATGCGATCGTGAAATAGTTgttcaaattaaatttaaaactgttgttaataaGAAAAaggcattgattccaatcaaaaccggTGAACGGATGCTTTACATGTTTCTACCATGGTATTTAggaatatttaatactttttttaaacaataccAGGAGATTATTAGCCGGTGAGAAGTGTTACCGAGTCATACGATATATAGGATAtgacatggccgcgcggggatacgaattttgtCTTCGAGTGCTGAGAGATACTTcgagcactcgaagataaaattcgtatccctaagcggccatgtaatgttctgtttattatatagatattgatgaaatgtccagatttaaaacaagttgttttactcattttcgaaatgatgaaaaagtggtcaccaaccgctaaaacacgcatgttgtgtaacgtGAAACAAGAtgtgaaagttatgaaaaacaaatcatgatcatgataatgtaaaattttgcaataaaaatgttactgTAGTAGAGAAAAACTATATTAAaacacaaaagtatcttacaatgaagaggaagctcgcgttttattggctaatcgtgttcgttaccatgacgacacctatattctcacatgtgaaagataaaaatgatatgttcactgcgcgcggtgaagatattatattttagtaaaaggagaaatcctggtatttcatcagtatctatataataaacccAGATATTGTGTGCAACGAGAACACAAAAACTAGTTTCCGGTCACGCATACCATTCTCCCCTAGTTAATCACGTGGTTTAGTGGTCACGAGCGCCTCTGTTTGAGGAGATATCGAGTTTGAATCCTACTTGGGGTACGTAACGTGAAAAGTCTCTCTACCATGAGAAGTTATATGAGCAAGGAATTCTTACGAATGCGCGGGAAAAGCGcgatccgaaaaaaaaaatcagaggggtactaaaaataaaccagtacagTACGTTACAGTATTCAGTAATGATTTGTCTCcctttttttgtctcttttcaAGCTTCCAAGGCCAGTGTTTGCTTTACTTCGCTTACTGTACGCTGCTTTGGCAGCAGCAGATCTTGTTTGGATTGCGCTGGATCACCCAGGGGGATTGTGGATCATTCATTTGGGAAACTGGAGTCGCATTGTGACAGCCCTGTATTTTCTGCTTGGTTCGTTCACTGCACTTCTTGGCTCAGAGTGTGGATCAAGAGAAAGAGATCAATATGATAGAATCATTCAAGAAGGCGACCAAGACAATGCATTTCTGGATCCCGGCGATTCTAATTCCTGCGGTGTAAAACCAGGAGAAAAAGACGAAAGTTCTAAGCTCTACGAAAACGACCTCTCTTGTCATCATCAACTGTTGTGGGTCCTTCACACCCTTGCTTTCAGCAGTACGTTCGTCAGCATGGTCGCTTATTTCGCCTTTTTCTTCGAAGTACGATACACCTTTCTGGGATTGCTCGATTTCCCGCGACACGTTCTCTATCTGGTATTCCTCATTGTTGACACACACGCCAGCTATATCCCCGTAAGACTGTGGCACGTCATATACGCCTACGTATTCAATGGAGCCTACGTTGTTTTTACCGTGGTTTTCATTTTAATACAAACTAAAATAGACTTGCACAGGGAACCCCTGCTGTATCCCTCACTGGAGTCAGGTGGAAAGCCTCTTATCTACACGGCAATCCTGTCTCTCTGTTTGATCACTGGTTCTCCTGTGGCGCAAATCTTTTTCTATCTGATTTACAGATTTAGAGCATGCTTACTGTCGAGTTAAATTTCCAACAATTAAGCGACATTTAAAGGCCAATCTCTATTAATTAAGCATCCGAGGAATTACTCTCTCATTTTGAAAATCATTGTATGGCAAATTGTGTGTTTGCCTCGGTCGCTTCGACAataaatagggaccttaagcaagacgacgacgacggctacgagaacgtcacaaaacaaTTGGTTTAAAtcgcaaaaacaatagttcggcacgccctgcacgtgcgttttacatctTTATACAATTCTTTGCCGTTCTcttcttgacaacgacgtgaaatgatcaaatttgaagtCATTTGGAGGACGAGAGaacctgacgatgaattttcaagcagttctctctaaatatccacaccgctcttatcaattttattcttggaatgtgtactCATTCTTTCCAAGTCGAGCAACTtagagtaatcgcaaaattattacagtaacgggaaataatatttttagacaacgttctcttagccgtcgtcgtcgtccttgcttaaggtccctaatattattttgtaaacttgtaaataaataaaatggcACTCTATCGGAAAGGCAAAAGTAGCGAAAGAtaaagcagttttcaattgagcgtgAAACAACCCGATGATCCAATCTAAAGCCGAAGCTTatgaaaagagctgaaaacaGCTTGCGCACAAGTCACACGTGACttctgggttcaaaccatttacaatttgaaaaaagtggcgcgaagtGTTAAACCAACCAATAAGAGTCGTAAATTTAATTCGGCACGTCATTGAAAATCACTCAAAGCCAaccaaaatttaaataacaaactaAATAGCATACAACGGAAAAATATTGCACAAAAGCTGGGCGTCAGAGACAAAACTGTTACTCTTCACTGGTGCCTGCGTCATCGCGCAGTCAACGGAGAAATTTAGCATCTCCTGTACAGCACACTGCAAAGATAGGACTGAAATTTGCTCGCAAACCTGTGGTGTGAACTCCCTTTTGAATTAATAAACATGAATTCGAATCTGTCGAAtctgttgttttattttatatatcgaagagaaatattttattatacCGAATCCCCAAATGGCGACGCTGAACAAGCGCAACGTACTGGTACTTACGGCCAATCATAAGCGCGCGCAtgtattttttgaattttcaaatgCGATTCTCTGGCGATAACGGACAAACAATGTCGCGTGATTATGTTGATAAGTGATGTAAGACGTAACGATGCTTCAGTGTGTATGGAGATTAACTGAAGAGTGGATCAACgtttgttggtctacgaaacagaactgTGTTAAAATCCATATGTACTCATATTGAGTAGACTACATGCTGATATTACCGCTCCTTATCTGTAGAGCACTCTTCTGGAATCAACAGTGAATATCACTTGATTTGATATATAATCATttctgaataattgttaagtctGAACCTTGATTtgaaaatggttagctttcccTTGGAAGTCTAGCCGACCGATATTTTTCActtgtgtaagcttgcttcttagcgggtgttaatacacatttacagcggcacttttggatgaaaaaaaattattgacattaataaaaaatgacatcgtCGCAGTTactgatgtggtagtctagtggttaagtgaaggggttgttaatcacacgttcccaggttcgagtcctgcgtaTCCAGACATTGGGTTccggcttttaaaagaaatgttcatttcccatgatccctagcaagctttcagtgtccaaaatgaacgataatacttcacttggaagaaattgacaattaacaATAATCCTTCAAtcgagggagagacttggttgctAAATTCACATCGCCTTCTCACTGATTCGAGTTTATTTCACCTCGTACTTTTACTCTATTTTTAATGTCATCTAAGGCCGTAACGGATCAGCGTTTTCCGCAAAGCAGGAGACTTTGGGCCTAAATCGAGGTTTCCGATACGTATGTGCCAGAGTCACGCCAAAGGCCAATTGATTTTCACACGTTATTACGTGATTTGGTTACGGAACGGGAGGGTATGAAGATGATCATGCACAGGCCTCTAACAAATCGACAGCACTATCAAAAGCTATGTTCGAAATACAACTACATGAAAGAACAGTTAGCGAACCATCGTTTTCCCCAAAGCATCAGCGACAAAGATCTCGAAAGCCTCCTTTCCGACGTTCTTATCAAAGGAAATGAATTACGGTTCTTAATAGGGCAAATTACAGTAGTTTATTACGACAACTTTGTTTGAAACTCTCATTAATTTTCAAGTAATTAACTCAAGGTCTCTTTAAGTACACCGATAATGAGAAAGATCATTCGATTGTGCGCGCGCTTCCCGCGCGTATTCTCCTTCCCACGCGCGCCACGAGAACAAGACCAACTACAACAACTTGGGCTTCGTTTTAACTAAGTTGGAATTCAATGGTTTTTATTTCTCGTTTTCCTATGTTattaaacaacaataattagTGACTTGAAGGACCCTTAAAAACTCAACCAACTACAAGTCTAGGGAGAGCACTCACGTAGGAAAAATCTTCGTGCCCGAATTGACATGACGATATTGGTTGTCTGTAGGGTGGCTGCTCCAAATTACTAATACTCGAGAAACGCAAAaacatattgtttttttttttaatgcaaagaGATTGTTGTTTGAAGTGTTTTTTGAAAAGGTTTATAGGAATTCTAAGGGAAAACTCGTAAAACACATGTAAAACACAAGTAATCTTTACAGCCTTTTACACACATGCATGCACATAGGAGTGTtcactgaaaataaaaacatgcaGAACTTAATCACAATTGAAGCAAATACAGGAATAAGCTGATTGGCTGGCAAGAGGTGATCTCCTGTAACTTCTTGCTTTTGACTGAAATCAGTATTTTCACCAGCAGATCCACCTTTTTCCAAGAGGCAACACATTCATACTGGTATAAGGCGCCTTAATCCACGATCTTAAAACATGGTTTGCCTGTGACTACCAACTCAGCATTTTGAGCTGTTGTATAAACTAGTACCAGCCATGCACAAATTACACAATACTCCCAGTTAACTACCACGCTATACAGGTTTAATCTCTTGAGATGGTTTTTCAAAGGCCTCAATCCATTCTTACATAGTGTGCAAAtctttgaagtaaaaaaaaattatctagaCTGCCTTGGCAAGTTCATTGGATAGCCAGTCAAGTCCTTCGTAAAGGCCATCTCCTTTTGGGGCGCATGTTGCTTGAACATACCACTGAAAATTAGTAGAATAACAagttattaaaattattcaGAAAAGTAGCACAATTGACTGTGCAATCATGCATATATAAAGCCTAGTAATCACAAGATCATCGCTTCATAACTTCTGTTGAGGAGCTAgttaaggtaaaggtaaaggtacaccttatttaaggttggaagttcctttactctctagagagtactctcccagaaAGCAGACGGTGCActcatcagtgctccgttttaggggtatttaaagctactttggctacactgaaagggaagaaatcgaaacaaggatgtgaaaTCCGGGCATCGAACTTGAAATTTGTCAGCGGTTTAACTACTTTCAAGATGCTGGACATGAGAACACGAACCAACCGTGCTGGTTTTCCATGAGAAagcgaagaaatataaatttTCAGGAATATTTAGTGGAGGGAAGAAACCACTCATACACTGCTTTTTATAACAACGTTAAGAGGCGCAGAATGTTTGTCCGAGCCGTGCTAGCTGCGGTAAACCAGCCAAGAATAAGAAGTATTTGGGTGCGGTTGCAATCTGATGCTGATGATATGGTCTTGACAACGAACAGTGAAGTGCAGTAGTATGAGGATTTCAGAGTTACTAAGACAACGTTTTCTTTTATCTTATCTGTTGGAactcgacgccatcttggatttgatCCATAACTCTCAGCGAGAAGAGAAAACAATCTCATTCCCGGGACTCTGGGTTTGGTCATCAAGATGTTGGCAGCTTCGACCAGAAAATATGGGCACGGCACCCCTGAAAAACAGGCACCGGACAACCTATTCATATGGTTCCGGCACCCCTAATTTTTGGGCACCTGTGCCCATAAAATTTCCATTTACACGATAAAAAGTTGAGGGAAACGTACCTAAAATTTTAGGCATGGGTGCCAAATTGTAGGGGTGCCGtgcccaaaatgtttgtcgtgtTAACCGGGCTTAACTCTCCACTTTTTTCTGCCACTCCCCATTCCACCATCCACTGGACTCTTTCTGCACCTCAAAACTTCTTTTTTTAGATGGCAAACAGAGCTAAATTAGGGGATGGCTCTAGTGAAAAAAAACCACCAACAACAACCTTTTAAAGCAAGTGAAActtccataataataatattcttaCCTTTCTGCTTCTAAGATTACTTTCATGGAGTCCAAGCTTCTCTGTTATTTCGTGGACAGTAAAGGCGTTTGGCAAGTCTTGCTTGTTTGCAAACACCAGCAGAGCAGAAGACCTCAATTCTTCTTCATTTAGCTATTTCAATAATTGGATTAAATTGCTAGTCAGTATCTTGAAATTCCAAACCCAGGATGCACAGCACtaagattgattgattaattgattgattgattggtttatttatttatttatttatttatttatttcacaaaGGTTTCCCATCACTGTGAAtgtgaacaaaaaaaacaacaacaaaaagaaatcaGTGGGATAGACTAAAATAGTTCGTTATAGCAGATTTAAAATCGTCCACAAAAGGCTGATCTAATACGAAGGTAGAGTGTTCCATTCTTTTATGGTTCTGGTTAAAACGTTGTACTTATAGGTGTTGCTGTTACTGCCAATGTTAATGAATTTACTGCTATGATAGGAGCGCGTAACACGCGCGGGGCGTACAATGTATTCCGGAGATATAGACCGCAATTTTACTTTTCACTATTTTGTACATGGTAGTAAGTCGCCCAATTTTGCGTCTCACTTCTAATGAATGCCAGTTCAAATCGTTCAGGAGGTTTGGGACTGTACCGGGTTCCCACACATCGCAGTTTTTCACAAATCTGGCGGCTCGCCGTTGAACTCCTTCAATATCTTGACGATGTTTTTGATGTATACTGGTGAATGATTGGATTTTTCGACCGATAGACATTCAGGATCTTACATTTGTCACGATTGAGGGACATCTGCCAGAGATTGGTCCAGGCGACTAAGCTATCTAGGTCTTCATGTAGGGTATTGGCGTCATCCTTACTACTCACGGTTGCATATAAAAGTCTTAAATTTCGCTCAACTTTCGTGGGTCTGAAGTTGCTTCGCTTTGCGGTATAAAAGTTGCTTTTTTCGAATAGCTCTCTATATGGATGGTGTAAGCCACGGGACATGCCAACGGCCAGAGATATTCTTGTGAGGAACATATTGTTCTACTGCATTGAGGATAGTGGACTTGAATTTTATGCAAAGATCATCAAGCTCGGAGACTGACTCACATTCAATGTGTCGGAGTACTTCCAGCCTGTGTGAGATGTTATCCCTGAGAATATCTTCTTTTGAAGAGAAATATCTTCCTCGGTTTCTAATTAGTAGGCTTTATTTTTAGATATAGTACAGTAACAACGAGGTCGTGGTCGCTCATATATCTTCGCTTACGATGGTGCTTTTAACAGCGTCAGGGTTTGTGGTGAGTACTAGAAGTCTAGAA containing:
- the LOC138006612 gene encoding uncharacterized protein, with product MGGCCKVLGQECSVRNLGLRFHDSRAFTDSPLPRPVFALLRLLYAALAAADLVWIALDHPGGLWIIHLGNWSRIVTALYFLLGSFTALLGSECGSRERDQYDRIIQEGDQDNAFLDPGDSNSCGVKPGEKDESSKLYENDLSCHHQLLWVLHTLAFSSTFVSMVAYFAFFFEVRYTFLGLLDFPRHVLYLVFLIVDTHASYIPVRLWHVIYAYVFNGAYVVFTVVFILIQTKIDLHREPLLYPSLESGGKPLIYTAILSLCLITGSPVAQIFFYLIYRFRACLLSS